A stretch of Cucumis sativus cultivar 9930 chromosome 2, Cucumber_9930_V3, whole genome shotgun sequence DNA encodes these proteins:
- the LOC105434647 gene encoding flocculation protein FLO11 → MSLSQLRILLPWQSLKASSRSANESPERSFGPTDESEGSASAADTVPNIRHQPDQSPETKPEEPPLATAQAAERSETMPPSKSHKAGKVHSQPSTTRAKNRSRAASKPSSSSKAIPQFSVASDKPSTSGKGSQSQDSSKPSSPAGKVFSPSKDASSKPSSPATVAATPPRIASKASSSSSQTSNKKHPNSKPTSQLKVKADSQPSSSSRSALPSRDPSLPAQSLSQEDSRQQSSEKTSRVQSPSNLSRKPTTQSTSKQPVESPATIRIQSHPNSKQPSQSRFKADSHPSPSSRSTFPSQDFSTPPRSPSHEISRQQPSVKTSRVQSPSHSSRKSTAQSTTQQPTESPATIGIQHHPNLKPSLSQSRFKADSQPSSSSKLKFPSQDSSMPPRSPSQENSLQPPSEKTFRVQSPSHLSRKPTAQSTSQQPIEPTASIGDQTTDRILSDPANPSPKAIPTSGESQIQAESKKSPKPNVKPVELEESKTQHETKEELTSKNENKEELASKNTSNPHSYKDSSENPTQSDQAIEKGLDSSLESQTESKETKEDGAKTTNAFQTKASRSTLITSSKSRSSFEPENNTQQDESMEDLSKAFNKLNIKYSDEENPKSLTTMIGDNKGTSMHLLSDEAKSESSIHVNHHYKSNPDQSPESSTDIKENSNNETAKDSTTEENPDPPPLELYINLNVQGINNSITFNTSFTENNPGIKLKFPGEPTNCQDELESDHHTRKSKYIATPAEKVTYDPRIRRRCLEGLLMESSDSEDENPGKLQPHGCRYSGSSKGKEVETLY, encoded by the coding sequence ATGTCACTTTCACAATTGCGCATTCTACTTCCTTGGCAATCGTTAAAAGCTTCTTCTCGTTCTGCAAATGAGTCGCCAGAACGGAGTTTTGGGCCTACAGATGAATCCGAAGGTTCTGCTTCTGCAGCCGATACTGTGCCGAATATTCGACACCAACCAGATCAGTCTCCTGAGACAAAACCAGAAGAACCTCCTCTAGCAACAGCTCAGGCAGCTGAAAGAAGTGAAACTATGCCGCCTTCAAAATCTCACAAGGCAGGCAAAGTTCATTCTCAGCCATCAACAACTCGAGCCAAAAACCGGTCTCGAGCAGCTTCCAAGCCTTCATCATCATCGAAAGCAATTCCTCAATTTTCAGTTGCTTCCGACAAGCCTTCAACATCAGGCAAGGGATCCCAGTCTCAGGATAGTTCAAAGCCGTCATCACCAGCAGGCAAAGTTTTCTCCCCTTCAAAGGATGCTTCTTCAAAGCCTTCATCGCCTGCAACAGTTGCAGCTACACCTCCTCGGATTGCTTCAAAGGCGTCGTCTTCATCATCTCAAACATCCAATAAAAAGCAtccaaattcaaaaccaacttcacaattaaaagttaaagctGATTCTCAGCCTTCATCGTCTTCAAGGTCAGCACTTCCATCTCGAGATCCGTCTCTGCCGGCACAGTCGCTATCTCAAGAAGATTCTCGACAACAATCATCGGAAAAAACCTCTCGGGTTCAGTCTCCATCTAATTTGTCCAGAAAACCCACTACACAATCAACATCAAAACAACCTGTTGAGTCTCCTGCAACCATTCGAATTCAAAGCCATCCAAATTCAAAACAGCCATCACAATCAAGATTTAAAGCTGATTCTCACCCTTCACCGTCTTCAAGATCAACATTTCCATCTCAAGATTTTTCTACGCCACCACGGTCGCCATCTCATGAAATTTCCCGACAACAACCATCGGTTAAAACCTCTCGGGTTCAATCTCCATCTCATTCGTCCAGAAAATCTACTGCACAATCAACAACACAACAGCCTACTGAATCTCCTGCAACCATTGGAATTCAACAccatccaaatttaaaaccatCATTATCGCAATCAAGATTTAAAGCTGATTCTCAGCCTTCATCATCTTCTAAGTTAAAATTTCCATCTCAAGATTCTTCTATGCCGCCACGGTCGCCATCTCAAGAAAATTCTCTACAACCACCATCAGAAAAAACCTTCCGGGTTCAGTCTCCATCTCATTTGTCTAGAAAACCTACTGCACAATCAACCTCACAACAGCCTATTGAACCTACTGCATCCATTGGAGACCAAACAACAGATAGAATCCTTTCCGATCCCGCAAATCCATCCCCAAAAGCTATACCTACAAGTGGAGAAAGTCAGATACAAGCCGAATCAAAGAAGTCCCCGAAACCAAACGTGAAACCAGTGGAATTGGAAGAATCAAAAACTCAGCATGAAACCAAGGAAGAGCTGACATCCAAGAACGAAAATAAGGAAGAGCTTGCTTCTAAGAACACTTCCAATCCTCATTCGTACAAGGACTCTTCTGAAAACCCCACACAATCTGATCAAGCCATAGAAAAGGGCTTAGATTCCTCTCTAGAATCACAAACAGAGTCAAAAGAAACTAAGGAAGATGGGGCAAAGACAACCAATGCATTTCAAACCAAAGCATCTAGAAGCACATTAATCACATCTTCCAAAAGTCGTTCATCATTTGAACCAGAAAATAACACACAACAAGACGAATCCATGGAAGACCTATCCAAAGCttttaacaaactaaacatCAAATATTCAGATGAAGAAAATCCAAAGAGTCTCACAACAATGATCGGCGATAACAAAGGAACATCAATGCACTTACTCTCCGACGAAGCCAAAAGCGAAAGCTCAATCCACGTCAACCATCATTACAAAAGTAATCCAGATCAAAGCCCTGAAAGTTCCACAGAcatcaaagaaaattcaaacaacGAAACAGCGAAAGATTCAACAACAGAAGAGAATCCAGATCCACCACCCCTGGAATTATACATCAACCTCAATGTACAAGGTATCAACAACTCAATCACGTTCAACACCTCATTTACCGAAAATAATCCAGGAATCAAGTTGAAATTCCCAGGAGAACCAACAAATTGTCAAGATGAATTAGAGTCTGATCATCATActagaaaatcaaaatacataGCGACACCTGCCGAGAAGGTTACGTATGACCCCAGAATAAGACGAAGATGCCTGGAAGGGCTTTTAATGGAGTCAAGTGATTCTGAGGACGAGAATCCAGGAAAGCTCCAACCCCATGGCTGCCGCTACAGTGGTAGTAGCAAAGGAAAAGAGGTTGAAACTCTGTATTAA